A region of Salvia splendens isolate huo1 chromosome 17, SspV2, whole genome shotgun sequence DNA encodes the following proteins:
- the LOC121775495 gene encoding WUSCHEL-related homeobox 8-like, translating into MEWEKQPPQQAEEPGGGGMFVKVMTDEQMEVLRKQIACYATICEQLVELHKSLTSQTDLAGVRLGNLYCDPLITSGAHKITGRQRWTPTPMQLQILERIFDQGIGTPSKQKIKEIASELSQHGQISETNVYNWFQNRRARSKRKQQAAPSNNAESEVETEVESPNDKKTKPEEFQPQNILTSRAEDLCFQNPQTSSAIRSVDPRTSKPEPMLPPEGSSKFGGNFGQMSFYGNMLSNPRMDQFIGKIEVPGNYNPYLQQDDYNMDG; encoded by the exons ATGGAGTGGGAAAAGCAACCGCCGCAGCAGGCGGAGGAGCCCGGCGGCGGAGGGATGTTTGTCAAGGTCATGACGGACGAGCAGATGGAAGTTCTCCGCAAGCAGATTGCTTGCTACGCTACCATTTGCGAGCAGCTCGTTGAGTTGCACAAATCCCTCACTTCCCAGACCGATCTCGCTG GAGTGAGATTGGGAAATCTATATTGCGATCCCCTGATAACCTCCGGTGCCCATAAAATTACCGGAAGACAAAGGTGGACCCCAACACCTATGCAGCTTCAGATTCTTGAACGCATTTTCGATCAGGGGATTGGAACACCGAGCAAACAGAAGATCAAAGAAATAGCCAGTGAGTTGTCTCAACACGGCCAGATTAGTGAAACAAACGTCTATAATTGGTTTCAAAATAGGCGTGCTAGGTCGAAGAGGAAGCAGCAGGCTGCACCATCAAACAATGCTGAATCTGAAGTCGAGACAGAGGTTGAATCCCCCAATGATAAGAAAACAAAGCCTGAGGAATTTCAACCTCAGAACATCCTAACCTCCAGAGCAGAGGATCTCTGTTTTCAGAACCCTCAGACGAGTTCAGCAATACGTTCTGTCGATCCAAGAACCAGCAAACCTGAACCAATGTTGCCCCCTGAAGGAAGCTCCAAGTTTGGGGGTAATTTCGGGCAAATGTCCTTCTATGGAAATATGTTATCAAATCCGA GAATGGACCAGTTCATAGGAAAGATAGAAGTTCCCGGGAACTACAATCCTTATTTACAGCAAGACGACTACAACATGGATGGATAA
- the LOC121773984 gene encoding protein PIN-LIKES 7-like encodes MGFFTLLKVASMPIVQMLIISMVGAFMATDYLNLLPPDARNYMNKIVYVAFTPSLVFGSLASTVNFQDIISWWFMPVNIGLTFVFGASLGWIVVKLLRPQPYIANLILAICSAGNLGNILLIIIPAICKQKGSPFGDANACSTLGLSYVSYSMAVGAFYVWTYAFHLIRSAAVKYRAALVEDVPSKDLEGDDGIHESLLLLQPIEVKHSSRKLGEAFGILHKLVEELMSPPVVAATLGFIFGAVAWLGDILIPENAPLRVIYDSISLLGDGTIPCITLILGGNLTQGLRKAKLNPMLIVAVIVVKYVMLHVIGIGVVLGAARLGFLPSDPLFRFVLMIQFTLPPAMNIGTMTQLFDVAQEECSVLFLWTYLAAAIALTAWSTLFMWILT; translated from the exons ATGGGGTTCTTCACCCTCTTGAAGGTGGCCTCGATGCCGATTGTGCAGATGCTGATCATAAGCATGGTGGGAGCCTTCATGGCAACTGACTATCTCAATCTCCTCCCACCTGATGCAAGAAACTACATGAACAAA ATTGTGTACGTGGCCTTCACTCCATCGCTCGTGTTTGGAAGCCTCGCGAGTACTGTCAACTTCCAAGACATCATCTCGTG GTGGTTTATGCCGGTGAACATTGGACTAACGTTCGTGTTTGGGGCGAGTCTGGGATGGATAGTGGTGAAACTACTTAGACCACAGCCATACATAGCAAATCTAATCCTAGCCATTTGTTCAGCTGGGAATTTGGGGAACATTTTGTTGATCATTATCCCTGCTATCTGCAAGCAGAAGGGCAGCCCTTTTGGAGATGCAAATGCTTGTTCCACGCTCGGCCTTTCCTACGTTTCTTACTCAATGGCG GTGGGAGCCTTCTATGTGTGGACGTACGCATTTCACTTGATACGAAGTGCTGCTGTTAAATACAGAGCAGCACTTGTTGAGGATGTTCCGAGCAAGGATTTAGAGGGAGATGATGGCATTCACGagtctcttcttcttcttcaacct ATTGAAGTGAAGCATAGTTCAAGGAAATTGGGGGAAGCTTTTGGGATTCTGCATAAACTAGTAGAGGAGCTAATGTCTCCTCCTGTGGTTGCTGCT ACATTGGGATTCATATTTGGAGCAGTGGCATGGCTGGGAGATATTTTAATCCCTGAAAATGCGCCGCTCAGAGTTATCTACGACTCTATATCCTTGCTCGG gGATGGAACCATTCCTTGCATCACCCTTATACTGGGAGGCAACCTAACACAAG GGTTGCGCAAGGCGAAGCTGAATCCGATGCTGATAGTGGCGGTGATAGTAGTTAAATACGTAATGCTTCATGTGATTGGGATAGGTGTTGTGCTCGGAGCTGCACGTCTGGGATTCCTGCCTTCGGATCCACTTTTTCGGTTCGTGCTGATGATTCAGTTCACTCTTCCACCTGCCATGAACATTG GTACGATGACGCAGCTGTTTGATGTGGCTCAAGAAGAGTGTTCAGTTCTGTTTCTGTGGACTTACTTGGCTGCAGCCATTGCTCTAACTGCTTGGTCCACCCTTTTCATGTGGATCTTGACCTAA